A genome region from Bacteroides stercoris ATCC 43183 includes the following:
- a CDS encoding AAA family ATPase codes for MAETIDIRELNERIERQSAFVTNLTTGMDQVIVGQKHLVESLLIGLLSDGHVLLEGVPGLAKTLAIKTLASLIDAQYSRIQFTPDLLPADVIGTMVYSQKDETFQVKKGPVFANFVLADEINRAPAKVQSALLEAMQERQVTIGKETFRLPEPFLVLATQNPIEQEGTYPLPEAQVDRFMLKVVIDYPKLEEEKLIIRQNINGERLNVKPILKADEIIEARKVVRQVYLDEKIEKYIVDIVFATRYPEKYDLKELKDMIGFGGSPRASINLALAARSYAFIKRRGYVIPEDVRAVAHDVLRHRIGLTYEAEASNMTSDEIVSKILNKVEVP; via the coding sequence ATGGCTGAAACAATTGATATCCGCGAATTGAACGAGCGGATTGAAAGACAAAGTGCTTTCGTTACCAATCTTACTACGGGCATGGACCAGGTTATTGTAGGACAAAAGCACCTGGTAGAGTCGTTGTTAATCGGTTTGTTGTCTGACGGACATGTGTTGTTGGAAGGTGTGCCCGGTTTGGCAAAAACATTGGCTATCAAAACACTGGCTTCATTGATTGATGCACAATATAGCCGTATCCAGTTTACACCTGACTTGTTGCCGGCGGACGTTATCGGTACGATGGTTTACAGCCAGAAAGATGAAACTTTTCAGGTAAAGAAAGGACCTGTATTTGCCAATTTTGTATTGGCCGATGAAATTAACCGTGCTCCGGCCAAGGTGCAAAGTGCTTTATTGGAAGCTATGCAGGAACGTCAGGTTACCATAGGTAAGGAAACATTCAGACTGCCTGAACCTTTTTTGGTGCTTGCAACTCAGAATCCTATCGAACAAGAGGGTACGTATCCGTTGCCTGAAGCGCAGGTAGACCGTTTCATGCTGAAGGTAGTTATCGACTATCCTAAACTGGAAGAAGAAAAATTAATTATACGCCAGAATATAAACGGAGAAAGACTGAATGTAAAGCCTATTCTGAAAGCAGATGAGATTATCGAAGCGCGTAAGGTCGTACGTCAGGTATATCTGGATGAAAAGATTGAAAAATATATTGTCGATATTGTATTTGCAACCCGTTATCCGGAGAAGTATGATTTGAAAGAACTGAAAGATATGATCGGATTCGGCGGTTCGCCTCGTGCATCTATCAATCTGGCATTGGCGGCACGCAGTTATGCTTTCATTAAACGCCGTGGCTATGTTATCCCGGAAGATGTGCGCGCAGTGGCACATGATGTATTGCGCCACCGCATCGGTCTGACTTATGAAGCTGAAGCAAGCAATATGACTTCGGATGAAATCGTCAGCAAAATATTGAATAAGGTTGAAGTGCCCTAA
- a CDS encoding DUF58 domain-containing protein: METTDLLKKVRQIEIKTRGLSNNIFAGQYHSAFKGRGMAFSEVREYQFGDDIRDIDWNVTARFHKPFVKVFEEERELTVMLLVDVSGSLEFGTVKQMKKDMVTEIAATLAFSAIQNNDKIGVIFFSDRIEKFIPPKKGRKHILYIIRELLDFRPESRRTNIRLGLEYLTNVMKRRCTAFVLSDFIDQESFKNAMTIANRKHDVVAIQVYDRRVEELPAVGLMKIKDAETGHEQWIDTSSRAVRRAHRDWWVNKQTELNDTFTKSNVDNVSVRTDQDYVKALMNLFAKRN, encoded by the coding sequence ATGGAAACAACTGATTTATTAAAAAAAGTCCGTCAGATTGAGATAAAGACGCGCGGATTGTCCAATAATATTTTTGCAGGCCAGTATCATTCGGCTTTCAAAGGTAGAGGTATGGCTTTTTCCGAAGTGCGTGAATATCAGTTTGGTGACGATATACGCGACATAGACTGGAATGTAACGGCTCGTTTTCATAAACCCTTTGTGAAGGTGTTTGAAGAAGAACGTGAACTGACTGTAATGTTGCTGGTAGATGTTTCCGGTAGTCTGGAGTTCGGTACTGTGAAGCAGATGAAGAAAGATATGGTGACGGAAATAGCTGCTACATTGGCTTTTTCCGCCATTCAAAATAATGATAAAATCGGTGTCATCTTCTTTTCAGACCGGATAGAAAAGTTTATTCCACCCAAGAAGGGACGTAAACATATACTATATATCATTCGCGAATTGCTTGATTTCCGTCCGGAAAGTCGCCGGACCAATATCCGTCTCGGCTTGGAGTATCTTACGAATGTTATGAAGCGTCGTTGTACGGCTTTTGTCTTATCGGACTTCATCGACCAGGAGAGTTTTAAAAATGCCATGACTATTGCCAATCGGAAGCATGATGTTGTGGCTATTCAGGTATACGACCGCCGTGTAGAGGAGTTACCTGCTGTGGGGCTGATGAAAATAAAAGATGCGGAAACGGGTCACGAACAATGGATTGATACTTCTTCGCGTGCCGTACGGCGTGCTCATCGTGATTGGTGGGTGAATAAGCAGACGGAACTGAATGATACATTTACTAAGAGCAATGTAGATAATGTGTCAGTACGTACGGACCAGGATTATGTGAAAGCATTGATGAATTTATTTGCGAAAAGAAACTAA
- a CDS encoding BatD family protein, with product MKRYLFLITLLTALTGRIIAQSVTVDATIDSLQILIGEQAKIKLQVSLDTDKRAILPAYTDTLVRGVEIVDIAKPDTQMLNDGRRSLITQEYTVTSFDSALYYLPPMEVLVDNKAYRSKALALKVYSMPVDTLHPDQFFGPKPVMKAPFAWEDWYTSIACAVLFVPFLLLFIYLVKRIRDNKPIIRKVKVEPKLPPHQLAMQEIERIKGEKVWQKGQSKEYYTELTDAIRTYIKDRFGFNALEMTSSEIIDKLLEMNDKNAISDLRILFQTADLVKFAKHNPLMNENDANLINAIDFINETKEKEDENAKPQPTEITIIEKRSLRTKILLGAGIVALTAALAGSLIYIGLELYNYFA from the coding sequence ATGAAAAGATATTTATTTCTGATAACGCTGTTGACAGCATTGACGGGTAGGATAATAGCCCAGTCGGTGACAGTGGATGCTACAATTGATTCCTTGCAAATCCTTATCGGGGAGCAGGCCAAGATTAAGCTTCAGGTTTCATTGGACACTGATAAGCGCGCTATTCTTCCTGCCTATACTGATACTTTGGTGCGTGGAGTGGAAATTGTTGATATAGCCAAGCCCGATACACAGATGCTGAATGACGGCAGGCGCTCGTTGATAACTCAGGAGTACACCGTAACTTCCTTTGACTCGGCATTATATTATTTGCCCCCGATGGAGGTGCTTGTTGATAATAAGGCATATCGCTCCAAAGCTTTGGCATTGAAAGTGTATTCCATGCCGGTAGATACGTTGCATCCCGATCAGTTTTTTGGTCCTAAACCCGTAATGAAAGCACCTTTTGCATGGGAAGACTGGTATACGTCTATCGCTTGTGCTGTATTGTTTGTGCCGTTCCTGTTGCTGTTTATCTATCTTGTGAAACGTATTCGCGATAACAAACCGATAATTCGTAAGGTGAAGGTAGAACCGAAACTGCCGCCGCATCAGTTGGCTATGCAGGAAATAGAACGCATCAAAGGTGAGAAAGTATGGCAGAAAGGACAATCGAAGGAGTATTATACAGAATTAACAGATGCTATTCGTACTTATATAAAAGACCGTTTCGGTTTCAATGCATTGGAAATGACTTCCTCTGAAATCATTGATAAACTATTGGAAATGAATGATAAAAATGCAATATCGGATTTGCGTATCCTGTTCCAAACCGCGGATTTAGTGAAGTTTGCCAAACATAATCCACTGATGAATGAGAATGATGCAAATTTGATTAATGCGATTGACTTTATCAATGAAACAAAGGAAAAAGAAGATGAAAATGCCAAGCCGCAGCCTACTGAAATTACTATCATTGAAAAACGTTCCTTGCGTACCAAGATACTGCTTGGTGCAGGTATCGTTGCTTTAACGGCAGCACTTGCCGGTTCACTGATATATATAGGTTTGGAGCTGTATAACTATTTTGCCTGA
- a CDS encoding vWA domain-containing protein, giving the protein MVFANIEYLFLLLLLIPYIVWYIMRRKNSEATLQISDARVYAHAPKSYKNYLLHAPFALRIIALALIIIVLARPQTTDSWQNSEIEGIDIMLAIDVSTSMLAEDLKPNRLEAAKDVAAEFINGRPNDNVGITLFAGESFTQCPLTVDHAVLLNLIKDVKCGLIEDGTAVGMGIANAVTRLKDSKAKSKVIILLTDGTNNRGDISPLTAAEIAKSFGIRVYTIGVGTNGMAPYPYPVGGTVQYVNMPVEIDEKTLTQIAGTTDGNYFRATSNSKLKEVYEEIDKLEKTKLNVKEYSKRQEEYRWFALAAFLCVLLEVLLRNSILKKIP; this is encoded by the coding sequence ATGGTTTTTGCCAATATTGAATATTTATTTTTGCTGCTGTTGCTTATACCTTATATAGTATGGTATATCATGAGGCGGAAGAATAGTGAAGCCACGCTTCAAATTTCAGACGCTCGTGTATATGCGCATGCTCCTAAGAGCTATAAGAATTACTTGCTGCATGCACCATTTGCATTGAGGATAATAGCTTTAGCTTTGATTATTATCGTTTTAGCCAGGCCGCAAACTACTGATAGCTGGCAGAATAGTGAAATAGAGGGTATTGATATAATGCTTGCCATAGACGTTTCCACCAGTATGTTGGCTGAAGATTTGAAGCCGAATCGCCTGGAAGCGGCCAAGGATGTGGCGGCAGAGTTTATCAATGGTCGTCCGAATGACAATGTCGGCATCACGCTATTCGCCGGAGAAAGTTTTACGCAATGTCCGTTGACGGTAGATCACGCCGTGCTTTTGAATTTGATAAAGGACGTAAAATGTGGTCTTATTGAGGATGGCACGGCAGTGGGTATGGGTATTGCCAATGCGGTTACCCGGCTGAAAGACAGCAAAGCCAAATCGAAAGTGATTATTCTTTTAACAGACGGCACGAATAATAGAGGAGATATTTCTCCGTTGACGGCTGCCGAGATAGCTAAAAGTTTCGGTATCCGTGTTTATACTATCGGTGTAGGTACTAACGGTATGGCTCCATATCCTTATCCGGTAGGTGGAACTGTGCAGTATGTCAATATGCCGGTTGAGATTGACGAAAAGACCCTGACACAAATTGCCGGAACAACGGATGGTAATTATTTTCGCGCTACGAGCAATTCGAAGTTGAAAGAGGTATACGAGGAAATAGATAAGCTGGAGAAAACGAAACTGAACGTAAAAGAATACAGCAAGCGCCAGGAAGAGTATCGCTGGTTTGCTCTGGCAGCTTTCTTATGTGTGCTGTTGGAAGTTCTGTTACGTAATTCAATATTGAAGAAGATACCGTAG
- a CDS encoding VWA domain-containing protein — protein sequence MFRFEEPAYLYLLLLLPLLAAFYLYSNYRRRKNIRKFGDPELMAQLMPDVSKYRPDVKFWMVFVAIGLFSVLLARPQFGSKLETVKRQGVEVMIALDISNSMLAQDVQPSRLQKAKRLVAQLVDKMENDKVGMIVFAGDAFTQLPITSDYISAKMFLESIDPSLISKQGTAIGAAINLASRSFTPQEGVGRAVIVITDGENHEGDAVEAAKDAAEKGIQVNVLGVGMPEGAPIPAEGTNDYRRDRDGNVIVTRLNEQMCQEIAKAGNGIYVRVDNTNGAQKAISREINKMAKADVETQVYTEFNEQFQAVAWIILLLLLAEMLVLERKNPLFRNIHLFSNKK from the coding sequence ATGTTTCGATTTGAAGAACCTGCATATTTGTACTTGTTGCTGTTGTTGCCCTTGTTAGCAGCCTTCTACTTGTATTCCAATTATCGGCGACGGAAGAATATCCGCAAATTCGGTGATCCGGAACTGATGGCACAATTGATGCCGGACGTATCCAAGTATCGTCCGGATGTGAAGTTTTGGATGGTATTTGTTGCTATCGGTCTGTTTTCTGTATTGTTGGCGCGTCCGCAGTTTGGTTCTAAACTGGAAACAGTGAAGCGTCAGGGAGTTGAAGTGATGATTGCATTGGATATTTCCAATTCGATGCTGGCACAAGACGTACAGCCCAGTCGTTTGCAGAAGGCAAAGAGACTTGTTGCGCAGTTGGTGGATAAAATGGAGAATGATAAAGTAGGTATGATTGTTTTTGCGGGTGATGCATTTACACAGCTTCCTATTACAAGCGATTATATATCAGCCAAGATGTTTTTGGAGTCTATAGATCCTTCATTGATTTCCAAACAAGGTACAGCAATTGGGGCAGCCATTAATTTGGCCTCCCGTAGTTTTACTCCGCAAGAGGGGGTAGGGCGTGCAGTGATTGTCATTACCGATGGTGAAAATCATGAAGGTGATGCAGTGGAAGCTGCTAAAGATGCCGCAGAAAAAGGTATTCAAGTGAATGTTCTTGGTGTAGGTATGCCTGAGGGAGCTCCCATCCCGGCAGAAGGGACAAATGATTATCGTCGCGACCGTGACGGGAACGTGATTGTAACCCGTTTGAACGAACAGATGTGTCAGGAGATAGCTAAGGCGGGCAATGGTATCTATGTGCGTGTAGATAATACAAATGGTGCTCAAAAGGCGATTAGCCGGGAAATTAATAAAATGGCGAAAGCTGATGTGGAAACACAGGTATACACAGAGTTTAATGAGCAGTTCCAGGCTGTGGCATGGATTATTCTGTTGCTTTTATTGGCAGAAATGCTGGTATTGGAACGCAAGAATCCTCTGTTCCGTAATATTCATTTGTTTTCCAATAAGAAATGA
- a CDS encoding tetratricopeptide repeat protein, translating into MMRMLQKKYISFFLLLLMAATASAQKAERDFIRKGNRFFKDSVYVDAEVNYRKALETNPQSTVSMFNLGNTLAQQNKLQEAMEQYVAATKIEKDKNDLAQIYHNMGVIFQSQKDYGKAVEAYKQSLRNNPKDDETRYNLALAQKMLKDQQQNQQNQDQNKQQQQDQQEDKKDQNKDQQQNKDQQQPPQPQKKDSEMSKENAEQLLNSVMQDEKDVQDKVKKQQVIQGGRLEKDW; encoded by the coding sequence ATGATGCGTATGTTACAGAAAAAATATATAAGCTTTTTTTTATTGCTGCTAATGGCAGCTACAGCTTCGGCTCAGAAAGCCGAACGTGATTTTATCCGTAAAGGGAACCGTTTTTTTAAAGATAGCGTGTATGTGGATGCGGAGGTAAATTATCGTAAAGCTTTGGAGACGAATCCTCAGTCTACAGTCTCAATGTTTAATTTGGGGAATACATTGGCTCAGCAGAATAAACTGCAAGAGGCTATGGAACAATATGTTGCCGCTACAAAAATAGAAAAGGACAAGAATGATTTAGCGCAAATCTATCATAATATGGGGGTGATTTTTCAATCACAGAAAGATTATGGCAAAGCGGTAGAAGCATATAAGCAGTCATTACGTAATAACCCGAAAGATGATGAAACACGTTATAATTTGGCTTTGGCACAAAAGATGCTGAAAGACCAGCAGCAGAATCAGCAAAACCAGGACCAGAATAAACAGCAGCAACAGGACCAGCAGGAGGATAAAAAGGACCAAAATAAAGATCAACAGCAGAATAAAGACCAACAACAACCGCCGCAACCACAGAAAAAGGACAGTGAGATGTCTAAAGAGAATGCTGAGCAGCTTTTAAATTCTGTGATGCAAGATGAAAAAGATGTGCAGGATAAAGTAAAGAAACAGCAGGTTATTCAAGGTGGTCGTTTGGAAAAAGATTGGTAA
- a CDS encoding BatD family protein: MRKIIVLWMVLMIVSLRAFADSKVSFTASAPDVVAVGDQFRLSYTVTTQKVRDFRAPSIKGFDVLMGPSRSQQKNVQVINGQTTSTSSITFTYILMATAEGSFTIPGATIMAEGNQMVSNSVHVKVLPADRTNGGASGNSGRQSGSASRASSGTSVSNNDLFITATANKTNLYEQEALLLTYKIYTLVDLRGFDNVKLPDFKGFHSQEVELPNDRKWSLEHYKGRNYQTTVYRQFVLFPQQPGKITIDAARFDASIAKVTHVDDPFEAFFNGGSNYVEVKKTLMTPKLVVDVKALPDGKPSGFSGGVGEFSISSSINSTNVKTNDAVTVRLVISGTGNLKLISTPEVKFPEDFEVYDPKVDNKFRLTNSGLSGSQVIEYLAIPRNAGTYKIPAVKFSYFDIKSRTYKTLTTEEYELHVEKGSGNAAQTIANFTNKEDLKVLNEDIRYIKQNNVTLSQKGDFFFGSLAYWLFYIVPGIAFVLFFIVYRKQIAANANVAKMRTKKANKVAVKRMKLAGKLLADNKKDAFYDEVLKALWGYISDKLSIPVSRLSKDNVEGELLNYGVDDALIKDFLDALNNCEFARFAPGDDNQAMDKVYSDSLEVISKMENSIKH; the protein is encoded by the coding sequence ATGAGAAAAATAATTGTCTTATGGATGGTGCTGATGATAGTCAGTTTGCGTGCTTTTGCAGATAGCAAGGTTTCGTTTACTGCATCTGCACCTGATGTTGTGGCAGTAGGTGATCAATTCAGGCTGTCATATACAGTGACCACACAGAAAGTGAGAGATTTCCGGGCTCCTTCTATAAAAGGTTTTGATGTACTGATGGGTCCCAGTCGTTCACAACAAAAGAATGTGCAAGTTATCAATGGGCAGACAACCTCTACAAGTAGCATAACATTTACTTATATATTGATGGCTACGGCTGAAGGTAGTTTTACTATACCCGGGGCTACTATAATGGCAGAGGGCAATCAGATGGTTTCCAATTCTGTGCACGTAAAAGTACTTCCTGCTGATAGAACAAATGGAGGGGCTTCCGGAAATAGTGGAAGACAAAGTGGCTCTGCAAGTCGTGCTTCATCAGGAACGTCAGTATCGAATAACGATTTGTTTATTACAGCTACTGCCAATAAGACGAACCTGTATGAGCAAGAGGCTCTCTTGTTAACATATAAGATATATACTTTAGTAGACTTGAGAGGTTTTGACAACGTGAAACTTCCTGATTTTAAAGGGTTTCATTCTCAGGAAGTCGAATTGCCTAATGACCGTAAATGGAGTCTTGAACACTATAAAGGAAGAAACTATCAGACGACCGTATACCGCCAATTTGTATTATTTCCGCAACAACCGGGAAAAATAACGATTGATGCGGCACGTTTTGATGCATCTATAGCCAAGGTTACTCATGTGGACGATCCTTTCGAAGCTTTCTTCAATGGAGGTTCTAATTACGTAGAAGTGAAGAAGACATTAATGACCCCTAAATTGGTTGTTGATGTAAAAGCTTTACCGGATGGTAAGCCTTCGGGATTTTCCGGAGGAGTGGGAGAATTCAGTATTTCTTCTTCTATAAATAGTACGAATGTTAAGACAAACGATGCTGTTACTGTGAGGCTTGTTATTTCGGGTACGGGTAATCTGAAATTAATCTCTACTCCGGAAGTTAAATTCCCAGAAGACTTTGAAGTCTATGACCCGAAGGTTGATAATAAGTTCCGTTTGACAAATTCCGGACTCTCCGGCAGTCAGGTGATTGAGTATCTTGCCATTCCTCGTAATGCGGGAACATATAAGATTCCTGCTGTAAAGTTCAGCTATTTCGATATTAAATCTCGTACATACAAGACTTTAACGACCGAGGAATACGAACTCCATGTAGAAAAGGGAAGTGGTAATGCAGCTCAGACTATTGCCAATTTTACTAATAAAGAAGATTTGAAAGTTTTGAATGAGGACATACGTTATATCAAGCAGAATAACGTAACTCTTTCCCAAAAAGGAGATTTCTTCTTCGGTTCTTTGGCTTATTGGCTGTTTTACATAGTGCCCGGCATTGCATTTGTCCTGTTCTTCATTGTTTATCGTAAACAGATTGCAGCCAATGCCAATGTTGCTAAAATGCGTACGAAGAAAGCAAATAAGGTTGCTGTGAAACGTATGAAGTTAGCGGGGAAATTGTTGGCAGATAACAAGAAAGATGCATTTTATGATGAAGTATTGAAAGCATTGTGGGGATATATTAGCGATAAATTGAGTATTCCGGTTTCACGTTTATCTAAAGATAATGTCGAGGGAGAGCTTCTCAATTACGGTGTTGATGATGCACTGATAAAAGATTTCCTTGATGCATTGAACAATTGTGAGTTTGCCCGTTTTGCTCCCGGAGATGATAATCAGGCTATGGATAAAGTTTATTCAGATTCTTTGGAAGTTATCAGTAAAATGGAAAACTCTATAAAACATTAA
- a CDS encoding tetratricopeptide repeat protein — protein MMKKVISLVFGLLIGLAVWAQETADTSASAKDSVSIGSHTEFSATKSADNVTKAQGDSAYMRNDYASAIQIYESLLKKGEAAEVYYNLGNSYYKADDIAKAILNYERALLLQPGNADIRANLEIARSKTIDKVVSVPDIFFVAWIKSLTNCLSVDAWAKLGIVFFILLLISFSLFFFSKQIIWKKSGFIAGILFLVFTVLSNIFASEQKSELLDRNDAIVLSPSVTVRSTPSESGTGLFVLHEGHKIEIKDNSMREWKEIRLEDGKVGWIPASAIEVI, from the coding sequence ATGATGAAGAAAGTAATATCCTTAGTATTTGGTCTACTGATAGGATTAGCTGTTTGGGCGCAAGAAACGGCAGATACTTCGGCTTCTGCCAAAGATTCTGTGTCTATAGGTTCGCATACGGAATTTTCTGCAACTAAATCAGCTGACAATGTTACGAAAGCACAAGGTGACAGTGCATATATGCGTAATGATTATGCTTCTGCCATTCAAATATATGAGAGCTTATTGAAAAAAGGTGAAGCTGCTGAAGTTTATTATAATTTGGGTAATAGCTATTATAAAGCAGACGATATAGCAAAGGCAATTTTAAATTATGAACGCGCTTTGTTATTGCAACCGGGTAATGCAGATATTCGCGCTAATTTGGAAATAGCACGTTCCAAGACGATAGATAAGGTAGTTTCTGTACCTGATATATTTTTTGTAGCTTGGATTAAGTCGTTGACAAATTGTTTAAGTGTAGATGCTTGGGCTAAATTAGGTATTGTGTTTTTTATTCTTTTGCTTATCTCGTTTTCCCTATTCTTTTTTTCCAAACAGATTATCTGGAAAAAAAGTGGGTTTATAGCAGGAATTCTATTTTTGGTATTTACTGTATTAAGTAATATTTTTGCTTCGGAGCAGAAAAGTGAATTACTGGATAGGAATGATGCAATAGTCTTGTCTCCCAGTGTTACAGTACGGAGTACTCCCAGTGAAAGTGGTACTGGTTTATTCGTTCTGCATGAAGGGCATAAAATTGAAATTAAAGATAATTCCATGCGCGAATGGAAAGAGATTCGCTTGGAAGATGGTAAGGTAGGGTGGATTCC